TAAAAATATTCTCAGCGAAATAGCGAAAAAAAATAATGTTAAAACTATTGTAAAATCAAAATCATTAACGACAGAAGAAATTCACCTAAATGAATTTTTAATCGGTAATAATATTGATACCGTTGAAACAGATCTTGGTGAATATATTGTTCAGCTTAATGATCAAGTACCCTCACATTTGGTTGCACCTGCTTTGCATCTAAGCAGAACGGACATTGGAAAATTATTTAAGGACAAACTTAACGTTCCTTTTACCGATGTACCGGAAGAACTTTTACTTATTGCCAGAAAAAAATTAAGAGAGAAATTCCTCAGCGCGGAAATGAGTATTACAGGAGTGAACTTCGCGTTTGCCGAAAACGGATCATTTTGTGTGGTTGAAAATGAAGCTAACGCTCATTTGAGTTTAAGTTTGCCGCAAGTTCATGTCGCCGTAATGGGAATTGAAAAATTGCTGCCCAGCATTGATGAACTTCCGTATTTCTTAAAACTTCTTGCGCCAAGCGCTACCGGACAAAAATCATCATCTTATGTAAATTTTATAGGCGGACCAAGTTTGCAAAAGTATAACGAAGGTCCTAAAGAAGTTCACGTAATTTTATTAGATAACGGAAGATCAAAAATTCTTGCTGATCCTAAATTAAGAGAGACATTATATTGCATAAGATGCGGAGCTTGTTTAAATGTATGTCCGGTTTATCAGCAAATTGGCGGTCATGCTTATGATTGGACTTACATGGGTCCAATAGGAATTACACTTATTCCCCAGTATTTAGGTGAAATTGAAGGAAAAGACGCGCCGTTTTTATCGAGTCTTTGCGGCGCTTGCGCCGATGTTTGTCCAGTTAAAATTAAACTCCCTCAACATATTTTGGAATTAAGAAAAAATGTCGTTCAAAAAAATAAATCTAAAATTTTTGAAAAATTTGCGATGAAGACTTGGATCGCGGTTTCAACTCATCCAAAACTTTACAGATTATTTAGTTGGAAAATTAAAAAATTGCAGAGCTTTATACCCGTTGAATATCTCAAATTACCGGGATATCATAAAAAGAGAAGTTTCCCCGGAATTGATAAAAAGGGATTTAGAGAACAATATTATCAAATGAAAAAAAATAATAATGAGCAGTAGAGAAAAAATATTATCGCAAGTTAAATCCGCGTTGCGGACAAAATCTCATGAAGAAGAAAGCAAAATCACTATTGATGAACTGCTGAAATCAAAAATTAATTTAACTGTTAAAACTAATAAAAATGATTTAATCTCTCAATTTCAAACTGAAATAAAAAAAGTAAATGGAGATTCTATTGTTGTTAAAAGTAATTTGGAAGCATCAAATAAAATAAATGAAATATTAATTGAAGCTAAAGAAAATCAAATCGCAATAACCGATCAAAATATTTGCACTGAAGTAAGATTAAATATACAAAAAGGTAATTCCAATCTTCAATTTATAATCGCTAATAACTTGGATTCTAAAGAACGTAAAGAAAAAATCAGTCAATTGAAAACGGCAATTGTGCAAGCCGATTATGCGGTTTCTGAAATTGCACAATTAGTATTTTTATACGACAATTCAAAAACCAGCTATCCGCATTTTCTTTGCGATTTTGTAATTGCGTTGGTTAAAGTTAGTAATTTAATGCCTAATCAATTTACACTATTTGAAAAAATTGACAAAGTAAAAGCATTAAATATGGTACTTGTCACCGGACCAAGCCGCACCGCGGATATTGAAAAAGTTTTGGTACTTGGAGCGCATGGTCCAAGAAAATTGATTGTAATTCTAATTGATGAATAAAAAAAATTTACAATAAAGATTTGAGTAATTGATGAAAGAAAAAAAATTCTTAGCCATTGATTTTGGTGCCGAAAGCGGCAGGGCAATAGTTGGAATTTTAAAGAATAATAAAATAAGTTTAGTAGAGGTACATCGATTCCCGAATAAACCGGTAAATGTTCTTGGCTCACTTAACTGGAACATTTTAGATTTATTCGACGAGTTGAAAAATGGAATTTTAAAAGCTGTTCAAAATGGGCATGATGATATTAAAAGCATTGCGGTCGATACTTGGGGAGTCGATTTTGGTTTATTGTCAAAAGATGATCATTTAATTGGATTTCCTTTTGCTTATCGAGATGCAAGAACCAACGGCATGTTGGAAAAGGCATTTAAACTTATGCCTAAAAATGAAATATATGATTATACCGGGATTCAGTTCATGCAAATAAATTCGGCGTTTCAATTGTTAAGCATGAAATTAAAAAAAGACACACAATTAAAAGCTGCGGATAAACTTTTATTTATGCCGGATCTTTTTAACTTTTTACTTACAGGTAAGAAAAAATCTGAATATACAATTTCTTCAACCTCGCAATTACTGAATGCGAAAAATAGGAATTGGGAAGAAAGAATTTTTAATGAACTAAAAATTCCTAAAAAAATTATGTGTGATATTGTTTATCCTGGGACAAAAATTGGAAATCTACATGAATCAATTTGTGAATTTGCGGGAATAAATAATATTGATGTTGTTGCCGTAGGAAGTCACGATACTGCAAGCGCGGTAGCGGCAGTACCAAATTTAGGCGAAAATTCCGCGTTCATTAGTTCGGGCACTTGGTCATTGATAGGTATTGAATCTGATAAGCCGATTATTAATGATAAATCTTTTAAATATAACTTTACAAATGAAGGCGGAGTTTTCGGAAAAATCCGTTTTCTGCGCAATGTAATGGGAATGTGGATTATTCAAAGATTGAAGAAAGAATGGGAAATTGAAGGTCAATTATATTCGTATTCAGAATTAAATGAAATGGCAAAAAATGCAAAGCCGT
The sequence above is drawn from the Ignavibacteriota bacterium genome and encodes:
- a CDS encoding iron-sulfur cluster-binding protein — encoded protein: MSTDKINIKDHIIEALSDADLRKAVYKATASTSVSRLNTTEAIPYWEECRVKTHCIKKDVIENLDKYLELFEKNAKNNGINIHWAIDGNDAKNILSEIAKKNNVKTIVKSKSLTTEEIHLNEFLIGNNIDTVETDLGEYIVQLNDQVPSHLVAPALHLSRTDIGKLFKDKLNVPFTDVPEELLLIARKKLREKFLSAEMSITGVNFAFAENGSFCVVENEANAHLSLSLPQVHVAVMGIEKLLPSIDELPYFLKLLAPSATGQKSSSYVNFIGGPSLQKYNEGPKEVHVILLDNGRSKILADPKLRETLYCIRCGACLNVCPVYQQIGGHAYDWTYMGPIGITLIPQYLGEIEGKDAPFLSSLCGACADVCPVKIKLPQHILELRKNVVQKNKSKIFEKFAMKTWIAVSTHPKLYRLFSWKIKKLQSFIPVEYLKLPGYHKKRSFPGIDKKGFREQYYQMKKNNNEQ
- a CDS encoding rhamnulokinase, translated to MKEKKFLAIDFGAESGRAIVGILKNNKISLVEVHRFPNKPVNVLGSLNWNILDLFDELKNGILKAVQNGHDDIKSIAVDTWGVDFGLLSKDDHLIGFPFAYRDARTNGMLEKAFKLMPKNEIYDYTGIQFMQINSAFQLLSMKLKKDTQLKAADKLLFMPDLFNFLLTGKKKSEYTISSTSQLLNAKNRNWEERIFNELKIPKKIMCDIVYPGTKIGNLHESICEFAGINNIDVVAVGSHDTASAVAAVPNLGENSAFISSGTWSLIGIESDKPIINDKSFKYNFTNEGGVFGKIRFLRNVMGMWIIQRLKKEWEIEGQLYSYSELNEMAKNAKPFICFIDVDNSDFLNPLNMTETILTYCKKTNQNKPQNKAEFIRAVLESLAIKYRIILENISEISQKKINLLNIVGGGSQNELLNQFTSDCTGLRVIAGPVEATAFGNILVQAIASNDIKDIESGRKIISRSVELKKYKPMNRKNWDNAYLNVKKIINNY
- a CDS encoding LUD domain-containing protein — its product is MSSREKILSQVKSALRTKSHEEESKITIDELLKSKINLTVKTNKNDLISQFQTEIKKVNGDSIVVKSNLEASNKINEILIEAKENQIAITDQNICTEVRLNIQKGNSNLQFIIANNLDSKERKEKISQLKTAIVQADYAVSEIAQLVFLYDNSKTSYPHFLCDFVIALVKVSNLMPNQFTLFEKIDKVKALNMVLVTGPSRTADIEKVLVLGAHGPRKLIVILIDE